Proteins encoded in a region of the Flammeovirga yaeyamensis genome:
- a CDS encoding DUF3137 domain-containing protein, giving the protein MITQGELKRFYEEKLKPELHDLEIERKKLLPFQIGVLIFGGIGILFMLMVFAVNFIDIPPSIKQYFKDPTYLFYTIFISYAVSGILKFILKFKIKSYRTSYKSKIVKSVTHLIDDTWTYSAEGMISSVQYKKSGLFKEVVDSYRGDDLIIGQIEDTDFKCSELHTEYKEVRGTGKDRKTRWYTIFKGLFFHADFNKHFSGKTYVRSVRFSRNLVNSLDLPKVELENPDFSKRFLVTSSDQVEARYILTPTIMEAFINLFNYYHKPIDFSFVDSRVHCAISFEEDLFEPPIYKSVYDFEAVNKIYTLLHFNQVIIRELNLNTRIWTKGSRIVQ; this is encoded by the coding sequence ACCCGAATTACATGATTTAGAAATTGAAAGAAAGAAGTTATTACCTTTTCAAATAGGAGTACTAATCTTCGGAGGGATAGGAATACTTTTTATGTTAATGGTGTTTGCTGTTAATTTTATTGATATACCACCATCAATTAAGCAATACTTTAAAGATCCTACATATCTTTTTTATACCATTTTTATCAGCTATGCTGTTTCAGGAATTCTTAAGTTTATATTAAAATTTAAAATAAAAAGTTATCGTACTTCATATAAATCGAAAATAGTTAAATCAGTTACTCATCTTATAGATGATACTTGGACTTACTCGGCTGAAGGAATGATTTCAAGTGTTCAATACAAAAAAAGTGGACTTTTTAAAGAAGTAGTAGACTCATACAGAGGTGATGACTTGATTATTGGACAAATCGAAGATACTGACTTTAAATGTTCTGAATTACATACAGAATATAAAGAAGTTAGAGGTACAGGGAAAGATAGAAAAACTAGATGGTATACAATATTTAAAGGTTTATTTTTTCATGCTGATTTTAATAAACATTTTTCGGGCAAGACATATGTAAGAAGTGTTCGATTTTCAAGAAACCTTGTAAACTCTTTAGATTTACCAAAAGTAGAACTAGAGAATCCAGATTTTTCAAAAAGGTTTTTAGTGACTTCTTCAGATCAGGTGGAGGCAAGATATATACTGACACCTACAATTATGGAGGCATTCATAAATTTATTCAATTATTATCATAAGCCAATCGATTTTTCTTTTGTGGACTCTAGAGTACACTGTGCAATTTCGTTCGAAGAAGATCTTTTTGAACCTCCAATTTATAAATCAGTTTACGACTTTGAGGCTGTAAATAAGATCTATACACTCTTACACTTCAATCAAGTAATTATTAGAGAATTAAATCTGAATACTAGAATTTGGACCAAAGGAAGTAGAATTGTTCAATAG
- a CDS encoding glycoside hydrolase family 3 C-terminal domain-containing protein — MKNKFNQLLLFFLVFGYGLNAQTWKDPNADIDDRVDDLLSKMTLEEKINYCGSRIPGIDRLDVPYFEWYGEALHGIIAWNCTQFPQNIAMGSTWNPDLMFDVATAISNEARALKNKGEKEVMMFSPTVNMARDPRWGRNGECYSEDPFLMSEMARMYVRGMQGNDPKYVKTVTTVKHYVANNVDKYREKIFSNINKKDLYEYYFPAYKTCIVDEEATGIMTALNGLNGIPCSAHNWAVNDVLRKEWGFEGYVIADWTAVEGLETRMHYAKSQPEAVAMAIKAGVDQECYRNNKKQAPMVYALKPAIDQGLLTEEELNVSVRRLLKLRFRTGDFDDPSLNPYSKIPEEVLECDTHKALALKAAEEAIVLLKNDDILPLSNKEKSLAVIGPFANRCWMGIYSGFPKSKVSPSDGLRKATSAEINFAEGCGVTAKEDDDQKIAEAVEMAKKSEKVILVVGNDETTSTENVDRASLKLPGNQHKLIQAVQAVNKNVILVLVPSGPTAIAWEQEHIPGIICTWPNGQEQGTALANVLFGKVNPGGKLNSTWYSSDDELPDFHDYNIQTGRTYMYYDGTPLYPFGFGLSYTSFDIQKMKVNAKKVNPQQDVVVTANVLNIGDMDGDEVVQLYIKSLNPTQQSPKKALKGFKKVRVANGQKTSIQLQVPYEAFAHYDSVDNQFIVDEGAYEILLGNSSENILARQTVKVKAGTIPSIKVGEKSGYFDANDKNRSRNWDYLYQNETGFATSKDEDNDQYQWVEYEITFVDPGFYVNTWEAELNFVSASKNAVVTTSMEGAQIGEYTIKGNKLPIRIPIPPEYGKPVRIKIKTLKGEVEHKSIKIIPPGNKQAYTIENVVIHTQTKIN; from the coding sequence ATGAAAAATAAATTCAATCAACTGCTCTTATTTTTTCTTGTATTTGGGTATGGCTTAAATGCGCAAACATGGAAAGATCCGAATGCGGATATAGACGATCGTGTGGACGACTTATTATCAAAAATGACGTTGGAAGAAAAGATCAATTATTGTGGATCTAGGATTCCGGGGATAGATCGATTAGACGTTCCTTATTTTGAATGGTATGGTGAAGCATTGCACGGTATTATTGCATGGAATTGTACTCAGTTTCCTCAGAACATTGCTATGGGAAGTACTTGGAATCCCGACTTAATGTTTGATGTTGCCACAGCTATCTCCAACGAAGCAAGGGCACTAAAGAATAAAGGTGAAAAAGAGGTGATGATGTTCTCGCCTACTGTAAATATGGCTCGCGATCCTAGATGGGGACGAAATGGTGAATGCTATAGTGAAGATCCTTTTTTGATGTCGGAAATGGCAAGAATGTATGTAAGAGGTATGCAAGGCAACGACCCGAAATATGTCAAGACAGTAACGACTGTAAAACACTATGTAGCCAATAATGTCGATAAATACAGAGAGAAGATTTTCTCTAATATTAATAAGAAAGATTTATACGAATATTATTTCCCTGCTTACAAAACATGTATTGTAGATGAGGAAGCAACAGGAATTATGACAGCTTTAAATGGCTTGAATGGAATTCCATGTTCTGCTCATAACTGGGCTGTAAACGATGTTTTGCGTAAAGAGTGGGGCTTTGAAGGATATGTTATAGCCGATTGGACTGCTGTTGAAGGTTTGGAAACAAGAATGCATTACGCCAAAAGTCAACCGGAAGCAGTTGCGATGGCAATCAAGGCGGGTGTCGATCAAGAATGTTATCGAAATAACAAAAAACAGGCGCCGATGGTCTATGCTTTAAAACCTGCTATCGACCAAGGTTTATTGACAGAAGAAGAACTCAATGTATCTGTTAGAAGGTTATTGAAACTTCGTTTTAGAACAGGAGATTTTGATGATCCTTCTCTAAATCCTTATTCTAAAATACCAGAAGAGGTGTTAGAATGTGATACACACAAAGCTTTAGCACTAAAAGCTGCGGAAGAAGCTATCGTACTTTTAAAGAATGATGATATTCTACCATTATCAAATAAAGAGAAAAGCTTAGCAGTTATAGGGCCATTTGCCAACCGTTGTTGGATGGGAATTTATTCAGGTTTCCCAAAAAGTAAAGTGAGTCCATCAGATGGTTTACGAAAAGCCACATCGGCAGAGATAAATTTTGCAGAAGGTTGTGGAGTAACTGCAAAAGAAGACGACGATCAGAAAATTGCAGAGGCGGTAGAAATGGCCAAAAAGTCAGAGAAAGTAATTTTGGTGGTCGGGAACGATGAAACTACCTCTACTGAAAATGTGGATAGAGCATCATTAAAATTACCCGGAAATCAACATAAATTAATTCAAGCAGTTCAGGCGGTCAACAAGAATGTGATATTGGTTTTGGTACCAAGTGGCCCTACAGCGATTGCTTGGGAACAAGAGCATATCCCTGGAATTATTTGTACATGGCCGAATGGTCAGGAACAAGGTACAGCCTTAGCGAATGTATTGTTCGGAAAGGTAAATCCAGGAGGAAAACTAAATTCAACTTGGTATTCTTCGGATGATGAGTTACCCGATTTCCACGACTACAATATTCAGACAGGAAGAACTTATATGTATTATGATGGAACACCTTTATATCCGTTTGGCTTCGGCTTAAGCTATACATCATTTGATATTCAGAAGATGAAAGTGAATGCAAAAAAAGTCAACCCTCAACAAGATGTAGTGGTGACTGCCAACGTGTTGAATATAGGAGATATGGATGGAGATGAAGTGGTACAATTGTATATCAAATCGTTGAACCCGACGCAACAGTCGCCCAAAAAAGCTTTAAAGGGATTCAAGAAAGTGCGTGTAGCTAATGGACAGAAAACAAGTATCCAACTTCAAGTACCTTATGAAGCATTTGCTCATTACGATAGTGTAGACAATCAGTTTATAGTAGATGAAGGAGCTTATGAAATCCTTTTAGGAAATTCGAGTGAGAATATTTTAGCTCGTCAGACAGTAAAGGTAAAAGCAGGAACAATTCCATCTATCAAGGTAGGAGAAAAGAGTGGCTATTTTGATGCAAACGACAAGAACCGATCAAGAAATTGGGACTATTTATATCAGAATGAAACAGGTTTTGCAACATCAAAAGACGAGGATAATGATCAGTACCAATGGGTAGAATATGAAATCACATTTGTTGATCCTGGCTTTTATGTAAATACTTGGGAAGCTGAATTAAACTTCGTATCGGCAAGTAAAAATGCAGTGGTTACAACTTCTATGGAAGGAGCTCAAATTGGAGAGTATACCATTAAAGGAAATAAGTTACCGATACGTATTCCTATTCCACCAGAATATGGAAAGCCGGTACGAATAAAAATAAAAACATTAAAAGGGGAAGTAGAACATAAATCTATAAAGATTATTCCTCCGGGTAACAAACAAGCTTATACAATCGAAAACGTAGTTATACATACTCAGACTAAAATCAATTAA
- a CDS encoding nucleoside 2-deoxyribosyltransferase — protein sequence MKKAYLGISFKNRKAFNKEVEVIKEVLLQHQYELIVFVDKYLFEPHQEKEMMQTAFQEIDECDLFIAELTSKAIGVGIEVGYAFKSNLPIIYLRKKNSDYSTTSAGCADYIFEYEDVHQLEKKLSLYFDS from the coding sequence ATGAAAAAGGCCTATTTAGGAATAAGTTTTAAGAATAGAAAAGCTTTTAATAAAGAAGTAGAAGTTATAAAAGAGGTTTTATTACAGCATCAATACGAATTGATTGTTTTTGTTGATAAATACTTGTTCGAACCTCATCAAGAAAAGGAAATGATGCAAACCGCCTTTCAAGAAATTGATGAATGTGATTTATTTATCGCAGAATTAACAAGCAAAGCGATTGGTGTAGGTATAGAAGTTGGTTATGCTTTTAAGAGTAATCTTCCAATTATTTATTTGAGAAAGAAGAATTCGGATTACTCCACTACTTCGGCAGGCTGTGCCGATTATATTTTTGAATATGAAGATGTGCATCAATTAGAAAAAAAGCTGTCCTTATATTTTGATAGCTAA
- a CDS encoding zinc-dependent peptidase has protein sequence MNTSLISFIVFLGLIVLVTWVIIFNTKKKKSRQKNLFKRRVFKEEWRTILRENVTFYNEISEEKKDEFEQRLLRFLAFVKIKGVKTDIEDLDKLLVASSAIIPIFGYPDWEYPNLKEVLIFNSDLNETEFGHHFNDGHVLGMVGTGKLTNKMLLSKGALREGFRNDNDKKNVGIHEFVHLIDMADGNTDGIPEVFMSKCYTLPWINLMKAEIEKIHQNESDLDEYGGTKDQEFITVASEYFFERPQLLKKKHPDLYLALEKIFNQKMVDQERSYLSSITKEKEIGRNDPCPCGSGKKYKKCHMMFD, from the coding sequence ATGAATACTTCCCTAATATCATTTATTGTCTTTTTAGGACTAATTGTCCTAGTGACTTGGGTAATTATCTTCAATACCAAAAAGAAAAAAAGTAGACAAAAGAACCTATTTAAACGAAGAGTATTTAAAGAAGAGTGGCGAACTATTTTACGTGAAAATGTGACTTTTTACAACGAAATTTCTGAGGAAAAAAAAGACGAATTTGAGCAGAGACTCTTACGTTTTTTAGCTTTCGTGAAAATTAAAGGAGTAAAAACGGATATCGAAGATCTTGATAAACTTTTAGTAGCTAGCAGTGCTATTATTCCTATCTTTGGTTACCCCGATTGGGAATATCCAAACCTTAAAGAAGTTTTGATATTCAATTCTGATTTAAACGAAACTGAGTTCGGACATCACTTTAATGATGGACATGTATTAGGTATGGTGGGAACTGGCAAACTGACCAATAAAATGCTGTTATCAAAAGGTGCTTTAAGAGAAGGATTCCGAAATGATAATGACAAAAAGAACGTAGGCATTCATGAGTTTGTTCATTTAATTGATATGGCAGATGGCAATACGGATGGAATTCCAGAGGTTTTCATGTCAAAATGTTATACGCTTCCATGGATCAATTTGATGAAGGCCGAAATCGAAAAGATCCACCAAAATGAATCAGACTTGGATGAATATGGAGGAACAAAGGATCAAGAGTTTATTACAGTCGCTTCTGAGTATTTCTTCGAACGACCTCAGCTATTAAAAAAGAAGCATCCAGATCTATATCTAGCTTTAGAAAAAATATTCAATCAGAAAATGGTAGATCAGGAACGAAGTTATCTGAGTTCTATAACCAAAGAAAAAGAAATTGGGCGCAACGATCCCTGCCCATGTGGCAGTGGTAAAAAATATAAAAAATGTCATATGATGTTTGACTAA
- a CDS encoding DNA cytosine methyltransferase, whose protein sequence is MKLEDLKFIDLFAGIGGFHQALSSFGAECVFASEWDEHAAKTYSVNYGLQPKGDITQIAEEEIPRHDILCAGFPCQAFSISGKQKGFEDARGTLFFDIARIVNHHQPKLLLLENVRNFQRHDGGNTLRVVVQTLDELGYSVDYKVLNASHYGLPQNRERIYFVCLRKDLMKESFSFPSPQKEAIKLEDFLEKKSKVKIVDRPDIEIYKDYNPLKDSHGNVILPNKPIQIGRVNKGGQGERIYDIRGHAITLSAYGGGVGSRTGLYQVGQDIRKLSPRECARIQGFPDSFKIVSKMTQAYKQFGNSVAVNVLKAILHQIEK, encoded by the coding sequence ATGAAGTTAGAAGACCTAAAATTTATAGACTTATTTGCTGGAATAGGAGGATTCCATCAAGCGTTAAGCAGCTTTGGTGCGGAGTGTGTATTCGCTTCCGAATGGGACGAACATGCAGCTAAAACCTATTCGGTGAATTATGGACTTCAACCTAAAGGTGATATTACACAAATAGCAGAGGAGGAGATTCCGAGACACGATATACTATGTGCGGGCTTCCCTTGCCAAGCGTTTTCTATTTCCGGGAAACAAAAAGGTTTTGAAGATGCAAGAGGAACCTTATTTTTTGATATCGCCCGAATTGTCAATCACCATCAACCTAAATTACTTTTGCTGGAGAATGTAAGAAATTTTCAGCGACATGATGGAGGAAATACTTTGAGAGTAGTCGTTCAAACTTTGGATGAGTTAGGGTATAGCGTAGACTATAAAGTACTCAATGCTTCTCATTACGGTTTACCTCAAAATAGAGAAAGAATTTATTTTGTGTGTTTACGAAAAGACTTAATGAAGGAGTCTTTTTCATTTCCTTCCCCTCAAAAAGAGGCAATAAAACTAGAAGACTTTTTAGAAAAGAAGTCGAAAGTTAAAATTGTCGACCGACCTGATATAGAAATCTATAAAGATTACAACCCTTTAAAAGATTCCCACGGGAATGTGATATTACCTAATAAGCCCATCCAAATCGGAAGAGTAAATAAAGGCGGGCAGGGCGAACGTATATACGATATCAGAGGTCATGCCATAACTTTATCCGCTTATGGTGGAGGTGTTGGTTCCCGTACAGGTTTGTATCAAGTAGGACAAGACATACGAAAACTATCGCCAAGAGAGTGTGCAAGAATTCAGGGGTTTCCAGATAGTTTTAAAATTGTTTCAAAGATGACTCAAGCGTATAAACAGTTCGGGAATAGCGTTGCTGTAAATGTATTAAAAGCGATTCTTCATCAAATTGAAAAATAA